GGCATTTCCATTGTTTCATGAGAAGATGAAATTCATCAAATTTGTTGTCAACTGGCAAGTATTATATCAATGACCTTATATGACCGCATCAGTAAGTAAACCAAAATGCAATTCCACACCAAGCTGTTTCCAACAAAAGAATCACTGCTATATTCCATTCCAGTTAGTGCTGACAGCAGTTACATACCAACTTGCAACAGCAGTTTCTAACACCATGATCATGTAGAGACATCCTGAAAGAATTTACAACCAATTGTTTCACAAGGGCTTGCACCAATCAATTCAGAAGGGCGGGCACTTCCATCAATCTCCCGAGGATGTCCCTGCAGAAGCTGAACGAGAGTCCACGTAACTCACCACCCTACCGTAGGTCTCTCCGAAGCTGCGTACCATCTCAGATGTGCCGCTGACAAGGGCCGCCACGTCCAACTCTCCTGGGATAGGCTCGCAGCGATCGACGCCAAAACGCCTCAAGGTCTCAGCAGGCTGCTGATGTAGCTTGGCAGCTGCAGTCTGTGACTTGAACACAGCCAGCGCTACTCCCTGCTCGTTGTGCAAACGCAGCAAGTCGACCTCACCAAATGCATTCACCAGCTCTGAGCGCAGGTCTGGCTTAATGGTACCAGCATCTATCCCCATCAGAAGCACCACTGTGTCTGCGAAATCCTTGCGCAGAAGAACATCAGGTTTGGACACGGCAGCAAGCCTGATCAACCCTTCAGCAATCCCCTTGGTATCACCAGAGCTGCAGTGTGAGATGCTTAGCCTCGTCAACCTCTTCGCTAACTTGATTGCTTCTTTAGGCACTCCAGGGTAAGGCTTCTGCTCTGGTGGTGCTGGAGCCGGCACTGTCGGCTGGAAACACGCCTCGTCCAGATCCTCGAACCTGAGACGCCACCCGCAGAGTTTACCCCATGCTCTTGGCTTGTGCAGCCGCGCCAGATGAACATCGCTCTGACTCCCAAACACGGCGAACACTTTACGCTCGGCTCGGTGAATATAGAGAGCTTCCAATTTGCAACCAGTAAGGTAGTAGACGAGCTCCCGGGCGTCCCATTTATTAGCATCAATCCCTCTCAGCGACACTACCCGCCCCAAGTACTCTGGCTTGGTGAATAGCTCCGGAAGCATACCTCGCTCGGGCACCTGATCGGACACTCTGGTGACAACCTTGCCGGCGGGCATCGGGAAGAGGGATGAATCATACAGTCTCAGGGATCCCGCGGGCAAGCGCGACGCGCTGCGGTAAGCCTTGTCCGTGCTCTGTGAATCATCGTACACCAGAATCGCAGCATCCAGCGCCTCGCTCACCACGGCAGCACAGAGCCTCCCGGAGACCTGCAACTTCTCTTCAGCGACGCAGCAAAGGTGGTGCAGTCCTTGAGACAGGTCGACCAGACTCGAGCTCTTGAGGAGTAAGCACCGAAGGTGAAAATCCGTAGAATCACCACTCTGAAGATACTGTGGAGGAATCAGTGACCGCATGGTGGCAGAAGTCTCCTTCCTTCTCTCACGATCCTCTGATCCCTCCAGCACAGCCTGGTGCACATGATTGACAGAGTTTGCCTAAAAAACACATAATTCAAGTACGGGATCAACGCTGGCAGAAAGATCGCAATCAACCATGAAACTGTGACCAAACTGATCAGACAACGAGCGAAATGTCTCATCGTAAAGAGCAGAAACACTCACAAGAATGCATGTCCTGTATAACCTGGGCATAGGTTGCCTGTTCTTGACAACGGTAGCATCTCCGGCCTCGGCAAACACCACCATGCCCACACGCTCGGAGGTCTCGGGGTCCCGAATCATCACGGCCGCCTCCACATCTCTACCGCCAAAGCATCTCGTCGTCAGGTCACGGGGTGTGGTCTCTGAACTTACTCCAATCAGCAGAACTGATCTCTCGAGAAAGTTGAACTGGAGATCATCAGCTACTTCAGGGTTGACCGCGAAAAGAACTCCCATGAGGTTCCGCACATTGCTGAATCGGATGACATCCTGCATCCTCTTCGGCAGGCGGACAGCCTTGATCAGAAATTCTCGATTAATACCAATGGAATCGACCTGTTTATCCCATCAGGAAGACTAAGATTAGAACAACCTCCCAAAACGAGTTAAAGAATATTTGCTAACACAGTACAACATGCGACGCCGAATTGCCGAGAGAAATACTTCCAAGAAAACGAACGGACCGCAAGAAGAGATGGCTAGTTGAAAGAACTCACGGAACGGCCAAGAACTTGAACAACTCCCAAAAAACTAACCAAAGAAGCTTGCTGTCAAGCACGCAAGGCAAGAAAGGGGACCTCGAACCcgaaaagaaagggaaggacAAGAATTGAAAGAAAGAATTAAGAGGACGGAAATCACCCAGAACTCCAAGAAAGATAGCGAGGGCACTTGGCGTCCAAGAACTGTTGAGAAACGCATGGGTCGCCCAATGCAGCGGAAAACTTTGCAAGAAACCAAATCAAGGGCCCAAGAATTAGAAGAAGGAGAGCGAATCATGGTACTAACTTTGACGATGCTGTCGTAGTTGTCTGAGGTCTGGTTGGTCGCGGCAGAGCAGTTGCCGGCGTCGGGGAAGACGACCAGACCAAGACGCTCGCCGCGGTATCCCTCGTCTGCGACCACCGCGCGGACATCGCCGAAGGCTTCAAAGAATCTCCCCAGTTCCTCGTTCGTCGTCCTATCTCGGAGCCCGTCGACGATCGCGGCCGCCCGCAAGAAACCGTGGCCTAGGACGACGCCCGGGTGCTCGGAGTTGAAGGTTCTTAGAAGAACCTCGAGCTCGCTTGCAGAAACCCTCGCCATTGCGAGAGTGAGCGAGAGAGGAATGGGGTTGGTTCGGTGGATTGGTGGGGGAGAGGTGGAGGGCTCTCTCAGGTTGTTGAATGATTTCGGTCGGAATCGGAGAGGAAGGCGAAGGCGAGGAGCGGAGCAGGGGGATTTATGACAAGTGGGGTCAGCAAcggggaggcggaggctgcCAGGTGAGGTCGGTGTGGCCCGGCCGTCAGAATTATTCCTGGGCAGCGCGCGGGCCAATTTTGGATAAAGTGGGCCGCATTCGGCCTTGTTACAAAGATCGGCCCACTTGTCCggagcccgccgccgcacccggcCGGCGCCGCTGAGGCAGCCGCCGTTGTTGCCCGCCGTGGAGGCAAGGACACGCACAACCCACGGAGGAGCTTGAACCAGCAGGGGAGTGtgaccggccgccggcggcgagcgcgcggcggatCTCTGACCTGGCGGCATGGCGGACCCCGGCTCGGCGACAGCCTCCCAGGCGCGCGCGCTCGTCGACGGCCTCAGCCGCGGACTACCTCGCGTCCTCTGGTTGCGGGGCGAGGGAGGGCAGATCCGCAGGGGcggcgaaggaaggaggcgATGAGGGCGGCTGCCGGCTGGAGCAGGTTGAGTGGCGTGGGGTCCGCATCTGCCGCGGCGACGTCCATCGCCGGAGAGATCCTCCGATTCGATGcggagcggtggtggtggccatggctGCAGCGCTCGCCGGCGTCCTCATTTCCCTACTTGCCGCAGCGTGGCGGAGCCTGCTCGGCGGAAgcaggcgcgcgggcgagcggaaGCAAAACGGCGGCGGAGGAAACGGAGCGGAGGCAGTGAATGAGGGAAGAGTCCgtgggtgatttttttttacgtCGGGCCCACATTTGCTTTTCACGCAAGCTAAAAATCAATTTTCTACAGATAAGTTACAAATTAGTGTACCTGACACGACTGGAGTTAAGAGTGTTCCCTACACAGGGAGCTTAGGTAGGCAAGGCAATTTTACATGCGGATTTTGTACTTGATCGGCGAAAGTACGAATTCTTGCAAGTCGGCGAAGGGTATATATACATGAATTCTCGTCATGGCCTGTGGGTAGGTGTGGGTACACAACCTTATCCGTACCGATACCTATTAGGTACCAACCTTATCCGTACCGATACCTATTGGGTACCTAAAATACAAGTATTATGATCTGGTGAACTCATATATATgtaatatatatatgtaatgtTTATATCTCATTTTCATGTGACAGTGAAATATAAGAATTGATATATGAGTTTGCATGAACTTGAAATATGAGAGTGAAATCTTACTTTATAATACCATTACTTGTTGCACTTGCTCAAGAGGAAATGTGAACACTTAACAGGAAATTGAATGCAATTGCTTTCATCCAAGTATAAAGTAGATCATGAAGTGAagataacaaaataaaaaataaactgTTTATTTCTCCTATTTTTACTATTTTATGTTAACTTTGTGTGGGTGGTATAATCTAATTATACATGTTTTTATACATAGGATAATATATATTTTGTGCTACCATGATTAGACCCGATAGGTACCAGAAACCCGTCAGATAGCTGGTGGGTATAGGTATGGGTATGAAATCTTACCCGTTAGACTTCGAGGGTACAAGTAAACCTTAGAGTTTGGTTATTCTTGCATGCAGCCATTTGCTCCACATCTTACTCGACCTATTGCCATCCCTAAGCTTAGGTCAAAATAAAATGCTTAGTTGTTCCTCCTATTGTTCAGCTCTAATTTATATCCAAAGTATATTTCACATTTAAATATAAAATTTAAAGGAAAAATCTCTCTCACACACATTGTACGAgtcacatttttttttccaattctgaataGTTATAGTTGCATGCGGAGGTGGGGGGCGAAGGGAGGTCGTCGGTGATGACGAGGCCCTGCGCGAGGGTGCGGATGGATTTGAAGAGCCAGGGGAGCTCGAGGTCCCCGTAGGGGCTCGGACTGGGGTCGACGGGGTGGGGTTAGGCCCCGACGGCCACTTGAAGCAGACGAGCGGGGGCGGCCTCGGGAACAGAGCAAAGTGGGGTGGGGAACGGGGTGGCCACCAGCAAGGGGTCTGGAGGACGGGGCGGCGCCGGTGCAGGTTGGTGATGAAGAAGCTAGAGAAAATACTTGCATTTTAATGACACCACCAATCTAAGTCAGTGGCGCCTGAGCATCTGACTGCATGGCATTCCATGGCAGCTTGATAACCGTTTGTAGCGGTGAAGGGCAAGCAGCATGTGGGTGCAAATGTTGTGCATGAGCATGACACTAGGCTCCAGGTGGACCGGTTTCAAGGCTTGAAGAAGCAGCTGAAGTTTAGAGTTAGCAACTAATACCATCCCAGCGAGGCGATTTTGGAGGTGAACGTTCCAACTTTCAACAACTAAAAAGTGCGAGCAACCAAATTAAAACCACACTTGTGACGAAGTTTAGCAAGAAATTGTTCCTTTGACATATGGGAATGTGGTGAAGAAATAATTGTGGCAAGCCAAAACAGTAAAAGTGAATTAAACAATAACCTAAGTAATTGTGGCCCACGTAACCTTTGGAACGGATCCTCCATACCACTATCCCAGCCTAGTGCCACTTGGTCGGTTTCCaccaacaccgacaatgctGACACCTATGGCACCATATTTCTCATTAGAAACATTGTCGTTAGAGCAAGTATAATAACGTGAATAAGCCGGCTGGGAGAAGTCCACATCGGCAGAAAAACAGACCACGTCGAAGAGAGACTACGGAGCCGGCGCTTCCCATCTCGCCCGACTTGAGCGCAAGGTACGAGAAAAAATTAACTCTCCCAGCCTTCTCCCAGCCCGCATACGAGCGAGATGCCGCCGCTTCCGTCTCCTGTCCTTGTGAACATTAAATCACTGCAATCTGTACGTAATCTATGCTGTAGCTGGCCAAGCAGCTAGCTTGTTGTATTAGTTGGTTGTATAACTGGCTGCGAATGACATGGTATGGGCTTGCAGCCGACTGCTGGCTAAATTATTGCTCTTGCTCTTatgctcccctctcctctcctctagGTTTCTATGATCTAAGATGGAGATATTTTTGAATGTCGTGCTATTCTCCGACCAACCAGAATAGAAACCTCCCACGCACCACACAAACCCATGCTGCTGTTATTAGCAATAACTAGCAGTGGCGGATGGAGGGGGCGGGCAGGGGTCAGACCCCCTATGTCTTGCAGCTTTTCAccgaaaaaaaattaaattcaaCTAAATTTTAAAAACAATTACCACTATTGGCCCCAACAATGAAAAAAGGCTACGCCCCTCTAAGTAAGTTTGGTGCTGGAGACGACCCTCTCCCAAACGTTATTATGGTAATTTGATCATGCCAGCGGTGAACAACTGGGTGTGATGGCGGTGATGCTGTCTCCAACGAGCCATGGTTGTTGTGTCGTGTTGGTCGGATCCATTACGAGTCATCAATATCATTTTTTTCTACTTCTTCTTAGGCCAATCTTAGTGCAGTATTATGGATGGTTTCATGGGCATTAAATGTTACGTCACATCAGCagttttgctgacttggcaaccTAATTATAAGAAGAGAGGATATGGgagtttcatcccatgaaacccacctggcacagttaccaagtgCCATGAAACCTGATGAAACTTGCAATGAGTATGTTATAATTTCATCACATgacacatttgatcataactTCATGTAAAAATTAAATGATGCGAGTTGTCTATGAAACTGTGTAATGGGACggtttcatttcattgaaaaaaTGACATGGTAATAGTGTGATGAAACCATGCCCTACACTAGCCTTAATGGCACTAATAAAGCCTGGTAGAACCATGCACCAATTAACTCATTTTAGGGAAAACGAGGCAAAATTTAATTTGCAGATTTTTCTATATTGTAAAATGTAAAAAGAATCGAACCGATTCATCTTctggtgaaaaaaaaaagataaaacaggAGAACCACATCACCCAACCCAAGTAGCCAAATAGAACTAGAAGGGCCTGAACCAAATTGCGGTATCTGGTATTCCGGGTCTTCTCTTGTCTTTTGGAGGAGGATCGGTTTGCCTGACTCGTATCGACGCTCCTATCTGAACGTCGCGTCCATCGGCGGAGGTGATGTCGCCATACATCCACAAGCTGCCGTCGGCTCCTCGCGTAGGGCCATGGACCAACGACTCGCAGGACGGATCGAATTGCTCGGTGCCAGTCCCACAGGCGGCCTCGGCCGAGGGGCAGTCCAGGAACTCGATCCACGGCTTCGGCTCCggttctggcggcggcggcgtgcatgACTCCAGGATCGGCGAATCTGGCATTATTATCTGGTTGCGATTGAAGCCATGCAAAGGTTAGCATGCACTACCGATGGAGGGGTCGATGAAGTACTGCTAGACAGAAGATCTTACCTTGACATCCGTAGGGCCGATGAAGGGGATCTCGACGCCCAAGTCGAGAGGCGGCACGGCGTGGCAGGacctccgcgccggcccccgcagCGCGCtctcggcgccggccgcggtcCGGAAGACGACCACCGCCGCGACGAAGTACCCGCACAGCGCGACCGCCTCGAtaacggcgacgccgccgccggacggcgCGAGCGCGGCGCACACCTCGTCGACGCGCACGCGCGACGGCGCGCAGTCAAACAGAACGCACCGGCGGTGGAGGTCgggctctccgccgccgctggggaGCTTGCTCGTGACGGCGGCAAGGACGTTCCGCGCCACTGTCGCGTTGGCGGCCTCCTCGCCGAGCACGCGCCGCATGTGTACCAGAAGCGCGCTCATGTCTGCCGATCCGATCTATTGAGCTTCTCTCATCCTCCTCATGTGCTCCTTGTAAAAGATCATAACACGGTTGCCTAGCTGGACTCGCCGTGGTTATGCGTTTATATAGGGAAAAGTCCCAGATATAGGTTCAAATGGTGCAAAGATACATCAAaaattctatctctaactacCTATCTATCAGCCGAACCAAACTATAACACCCAATATCTCTAAGATATACAATCTGAGTTACATACGATGATAACTTCTAACAGCCCCTCTCAATCTAAACTCCTTTTCCTCTAGAGATTTAGATTGTTCTTGAATGCTTCCAGCATCCCACTCGGCAAAGCATTGGTGAAACGATCTGCTAGCTGATCTTTAAAAGCAACTAGTCGCACCTGCAGTTGCTTATTTACAACACGCTCTcgaacaaaatgaaaatcaatttcGATATATTTGGCCCTTGCATGAAAAACTGGATTCGCAGATAAATACGTAGCTCGTAAATTGTCACACCACAAACACGGTGGCTGATCCAAACGTATGCCAAGCTCTTTCAACAAAGATTCCAACCATATTAACTCAGCAGTTGCATTCATTCGCCATAGACTTATATTCAGCTTTTGTGCCTGTTCTTGAAATAGCAGCTCGCTTTCTAGCACTCCAAGAAATCAAATTAGGACCAAAGAAAACCGCAAAGCCTCAAGTTGATCTTCTATCATCAACACTTCCTGCTCAATCAGCATCGGAGAATGCACTAATCAAAGTGGAAGGAGACGCTCAGAAATTCAGTCCAAGATCCAAAGTAGACTTGATATATCAAAGTATTCTTTTCACAGCAGTCGAATGAGTAGTAGTGGGAGCATGTAGGAATTGACACACTTTGTTAATTGAGAAGGCTAAATCAGGCCTGGTAAGCATTTGGTATTACAACGCACCTACAACACTTCTATATCTTGTACTGTCATCTGAACTCAACAAATCTTCTTCATGCTTTGAAAGCTTTTCACTAGTAGACAACGGAGTATACCATGGTTTGCAGTTTACCATACCTACCCATGTTAAAATCTCCTTTGCATAGTTTTCTTGCGTCAGCAATAATTGGCTCTTTTCTCTCTTTACTTCAATACCTAGGAAATAGCTAAGGTCCCTCAAATCTTTCAAGGCAAAATCCTTTTTGAGATCAATTAGCAACGCTGCAACAACTTCACCGGATGAACTTGTGACAACAATATTATCAACGTAGATCAACATATAAATTATGACATCCAATTTTTTGTAAATAAACAATGAGGTGTCTGATTTAGATGCTATAAATCCAAGAGTAATGGGTTTAGAACATAGCTTCGCATACCAAGCTCGTGGAGCTTGTTTCAAACCGTAGATAGCTTTGTTCAACTTGCACACAAGATGTGAAGCTCCTTTACTTTCAAATCCTGGGGGTTGCCTCATATATACCTCTTCTTCtagaacaccatgaagaaacgcATTTTGTACATCTAATTGTCTAATACACCATCCTTTTGAAATAGAAATTGAGAGAACAAGCCTGACGGTTGCAATTTTAACCACTGGACTAAAAGTATCCTTATAGTCAATTCCATACTGTTGTCGAAATCTCTTTGCAACAAGCCTTACTTTATATCTGTCTATTGTATCATCTGATTTTCTTTTGATTTTAAATACCCACTTGCAATCAATAATATTTTTACCTTTCTTTTCAGGAACCAAATGCCATGTCTGATTTCTGATGAGAGCATTAAATTCATCTTGCATAGCCTCTTTCCACCTTGGATCACTTAGTGCTTCATGAAAATCTTGTGGTTCCCCAGTAGCTAAAAACAAACCATACTTGACCATGTCTTTGAATTGTTTTGGTTTGGTTATCCCACTTTGGAGCCTTGTCTGCTGTCTTGGAGCTAGATCAGGCGCTGAAGGTGTTGTACTAGAAGAAAACGTAGTATCCGCAGCGGATCCAGGGGTGCAAAAGATCCAGGCGTGTCCGCGTCCATCCCGGTAGCTGGCGGCAACGGCACGGACTCATGCGCCACGGTCCCGCCAGCGCCAGCGAGTGCACCATCCCCCCCCCCAACGAACGTGGAGAGGCGGGAACGGGCGCAGCCGGGAGAGCGCTCGCACGTGGCCGTCCAAGAGAGGTGGGAGCTTGCGCTATCGGGGCAatgagagctgtaggccagcGGTGGAGGCAAATCAGCCCTGGGATCCATGCCGGATTCACCGGGGCAACGCAGCGAATCGTGTTGGGAGACACCGCCAGGATTTTTTGTGCTGGCCGAAGCCCATCCAGGTAATGCATCTGCCTAAAAAGTTTCTTGCACATTGCTACTAGCCAAAGGATCAGTAACATTAGTAATATTGTCAATGCAACTTACATCCCCCTGATTATGAAGATAATCCGGTAAAAGAAGAATTCCTTTTCTAAGAAGGGCGCCTGCATTGGGATGTAAGTGAGCAAAGGGAAAAACTGATTCATCAAAAATGACATCACGTGAGATATAGATCCTGCCGGTTGTAGCATCTAAGCACTTAAATCCTTTGTGCATGGAGCTATAGTCAAGGAAGGTGCATTTAACAGATCGAAAAGCCAATTTGCGAGTACTATGGGGCCTCAAATTCGGccaacaagcacacccaaaaatGCGAAGAGAGCTATAATTGGGTTTTTCATGGAGCAAGCATTCTATAGGAGTTTCAAAATTGAGAACCTTGCTTGGAAGTAAATTTATAAGATAAGTTGTGGTCAAGAAGGCTTGATCCCAAAATTTAAGAGGCATTGAAGCATTTGCAAGTAGAGCAAGGCCAACTTGTACAATGTGGCGGTGCTTTCTTTCAACTAAACCGTTTTGCTAATGAGCATGGCGACATGAGACATGGTGTGTTATGCCAATCTGTTGAAAGAACAAATTTAACTTTTCAAATTCCCCTTCCCAGTCAgtttgcatagacacaatttTTTTGTTGTGCTTTCGCTCAACTAGATTATGAAAATCTTTAAAAACTTGAAAGACATCATATTTCTTTTTCAGAAGATAAATCCAAGTGTATCTACTATAGTCGTCAATGAAGCTCATGTAATAAGAATGACGACCAATAGACATAGGTGCAGGGGCCCAGACATCTAAATGAATAAGATCAAGAGGAGCTTTGGACAAGTTTATTGAACTAGAATATGGAAGCTGATGACTTTTAACCATTTGACATTAATCACAAACCGACTCGGGACTAGCAATGTTATCACAAGGGAGATTATTATAACTAAACTAAGCACACGATGAACAATAGGAAAAGCACGATGACCTAAGCGACTATGCCACTTAGAAGTGGATGGTTTGACAACACCATAGGCTTGCTTGCCGCCAGCCTCTTCTGAAGAGATGGACTCTAAGGGATATAAGCCTCATTTGCATCTACCTTGATGAAGGATTTTCCTCGTTTCCTAATCCTTAATGAAAAAGAATTTGGGATGAAACTCAAGGAAGGCATTATTATCTGATGCTAATTTATGGACTAAAACAGGATTCTTATAAGCactaggaacatgaagaatatttttTAGATACAATTTTCTACAAGAGGTATGTAAAGTTGAATGaccaatattactaattttcatacatgaatcattGGCTTTATACTTGCTTTAATAGTTAACTTGTCAAGCTCTCCATTAATGTGGTCTGTTGCGCTAGAATTTGCATACCAATTTGTATCATAACCATAGCCAGTAGCTGTAGCGCCGGCCATCTTGGTGTTCTCTTTATCATCATCTTCATATCTGTACCAGCATCTTGGTGCTTCATGACCAGCTTTCTTGCATATCTGGCAAACAGTTTTCTTTGGCTGATTTCCACAACTAGTGTTCCCACGGTTCTGACCACCACGGCCACCATTGTTGCGCCCATGGTTGCGGCCTCCATTGCCACGGCCTCCATTTCCTCATCCTCGGAAGCCTCCACGATATGCTGAATTTGCTAAGGACGTGTACTGACCAACTTCGTTGTAAGCCTCAAGACGCATCTCATAAGACATCAAGTGAGAGTAAAGCtcggagagaggaggaggatctGCACGGCCAAGCATGGAGGAAACAAAGGGGCTGTACTCAAAATCAAGACCGTTAAGTATATGAGATGACATCTCATCGTCATCAATGATTATTCCTACCACGGCCAACTCATCCTTGATGGCCACCATCTCATTGAAGTagattgatgaagtcatgcTACCCTTCTTGAGAGTAGATAGCCACATGCGTAGATTCATCACGCGTGCTCTTGATTGAGCTGCAAACATTGTCTGCAGCGCACTCCATGCTCCTGCCGAAGCTGTCTCTGCTGCCACTTGCACCAGAACTTCAATGGTGATGGAATTGAGTAGGTAACTCAGCAATGGCTAATCCTTGGCCACCCATAGATCATACTCAAGGTTTGCgactatttctttcttttcatcgGCCTTCACCAATTCCATGGTCCGCCTCCTTGATGGACCCATCTAAGGGCCCCAAAAGCTATGCACCACACACAGCAGGAAGAAATTGGGCCTTCCACAAGACATAGCCCTTTTGTGTAAGCTTTTCAGCAACAGGAGCTCCAAGTTGCGCCGAGGATGGGG
Above is a genomic segment from Setaria viridis chromosome 4, Setaria_viridis_v4.0, whole genome shotgun sequence containing:
- the LOC117851881 gene encoding uncharacterized protein, with the translated sequence MPPGQRSAARSPPAAGHTPLLVQAPPWVVRVLASTAGNNGGCLSGAGRVRRRAPDKWADLCNKAECGPLYPKLARALPRNNSDGRATPTSPGSLRLPVADPTCHKSPCSAPRLRLPLRFRPKSFNNLREPSTSPPPIHRTNPIPLSLTLAMARVSASELEVLLRTFNSEHPGVVLGHGFLRAAAIVDGLRDRTTNEELGRFFEAFGDVRAVVADEGYRGERLGLVVFPDAGNCSAATNQTSDNYDSIVKVDSIGINREFLIKAVRLPKRMQDVIRFSNVRNLMGVLFAVNPEVADDLQFNFLERSVLLIGVSSETTPRDLTTRCFGGRDVEAAVMIRDPETSERVGMVVFAEAGDATVVKNRQPMPRLYRTCILANSVNHVHQAVLEGSEDRERRKETSATMRSLIPPQYLQSGDSTDFHLRCLLLKSSSLVDLSQGLHHLCCVAEEKLQVSGRLCAAVVSEALDAAILVYDDSQSTDKAYRSASRLPAGSLRLYDSSLFPMPAGKVVTRVSDQVPERGMLPELFTKPEYLGRVVSLRGIDANKWDARELVYYLTGCKLEALYIHRAERKVFAVFGSQSDVHLARLHKPRAWGKLCGWRLRFEDLDEACFQPTVPAPAPPEQKPYPGVPKEAIKLAKRLTRLSISHCSSGDTKGIAEGLIRLAAVSKPDVLLRKDFADTVVLLMGIDAGTIKPDLRSELVNAFGEVDLLRLHNEQGVALAVFKSQTAAAKLHQQPAETLRRFGVDRCEPIPGELDVAALVSGTSEMVRSFGETYGRVVSYVDSRSASAGTSSGD